One genomic window of Aliiroseovarius sp. M344 includes the following:
- a CDS encoding RNA polymerase sigma factor yields the protein MEMALDAYSEATDDALLVLYGNGDPMAAELLTRRLAPRVLGYAARLLGGDRAEAEDVTQEAMLRLWKIAPDWRTGEAKVSTWLFRVVSNLCTDRLRKRRTVDIDAIEEPADDTPGAVDRMIQADRAAALQAALNDLPERQRIAVTLRHIEGEANPEIAQIMDISIEAVESLTARGKKALATALASQREELGYGKD from the coding sequence ATGGAAATGGCCTTGGACGCGTATTCAGAAGCGACGGATGATGCGCTTCTCGTTTTATACGGGAACGGTGATCCGATGGCGGCTGAGCTGCTGACCCGCCGGCTCGCGCCGCGGGTTTTGGGCTATGCTGCGCGTCTGCTAGGTGGCGACAGGGCCGAGGCTGAGGACGTGACCCAAGAGGCCATGTTGCGCCTTTGGAAGATCGCGCCGGATTGGCGCACCGGCGAGGCCAAAGTGTCGACCTGGTTGTTTCGGGTGGTGTCAAACCTGTGCACTGACCGATTGCGCAAGCGGCGCACGGTCGACATCGACGCCATCGAAGAACCAGCCGATGACACGCCGGGCGCTGTTGATCGGATGATCCAGGCGGATCGGGCAGCTGCATTGCAAGCTGCGCTGAACGATCTGCCAGAGCGCCAACGGATCGCGGTCACCCTGCGCCACATCGAAGGGGAAGCAAACCCCGAGATTGCGCAGATTATGGACATCAGCATCGAAGCGGTCGAAAGTTTGACCGCGCGGGGCAAGAAAGCGCTTGCGACAGCATTGGCAAGCCAGCGAGAGGAGTTGGGATATGGCAAAGACTGA
- a CDS encoding EF-hand domain-containing protein, translated as MTLTKKRTATAIALALGAALTIGTTAAMAFGGKEGRGMQSRHGGFMQMEFADLDMDTNGQITAEDLQAHAAAHFSATDTDSDGELSVEEMQAHRAAMMAERQAKAGGQEKGKGPMAEKRMGWMMEKMIAKRDTNGNGTLSLDEMIPDQARMDRMIDRFDTDDDNAISQAEFDEAQKEAFMRGHGKGGHERGGHGKGGDGKRNGG; from the coding sequence ATGACTTTGACGAAAAAACGCACAGCAACGGCCATCGCACTGGCACTGGGTGCAGCTTTGACGATTGGCACCACTGCCGCAATGGCATTTGGTGGCAAAGAGGGTCGCGGTATGCAGAGTCGTCACGGCGGCTTCATGCAAATGGAATTTGCGGATCTGGACATGGATACCAACGGCCAGATCACCGCTGAAGACCTGCAAGCGCATGCTGCTGCTCATTTCTCGGCGACTGATACAGACAGTGATGGCGAATTGTCGGTCGAAGAGATGCAGGCGCATCGCGCTGCAATGATGGCCGAGCGTCAGGCCAAGGCGGGTGGTCAGGAAAAGGGCAAAGGCCCGATGGCCGAAAAGCGCATGGGCTGGATGATGGAAAAAATGATCGCCAAGCGCGATACGAATGGCAATGGCACGCTGAGCCTTGATGAGATGATCCCGGATCAGGCCCGAATGGATCGCATGATCGACCGGTTTGACACCGACGATGATAATGCAATTTCACAGGCCGAATTTGATGAGGCACAAAAAGAAGCCTTCATGCGTGGTCACGGCAAAGGTGGTCATGAACGCGGCGGCCATGGCAAAGGCGGCGACGGCAAGCGTAACGGCGGATAA
- a CDS encoding DUF983 domain-containing protein — protein MTDVMTMNAQPIADDGQERELKPAIKKGWRKRCPSCGTGKMFQGYLKVQDSCTVCGEELFHQRADDGPAYLTILVVGHLMAPMLHITYVNFVQDPMVLASIFTVGTVAASLYLLPRFKGLMVGFQWAKRSHGFAANRRQKGAN, from the coding sequence ATGACCGACGTGATGACAATGAACGCCCAACCAATTGCCGATGACGGGCAGGAGCGCGAGCTGAAACCCGCGATCAAGAAAGGCTGGCGCAAGCGTTGCCCCAGCTGTGGCACCGGAAAAATGTTTCAAGGCTATTTGAAAGTGCAGGACAGCTGCACTGTGTGTGGCGAAGAGCTGTTTCACCAGCGCGCTGACGATGGCCCTGCTTATCTGACGATCCTTGTGGTCGGCCACCTGATGGCACCTATGCTGCACATCACCTATGTGAATTTCGTTCAGGATCCGATGGTGCTGGCCTCGATTTTTACGGTGGGCACAGTGGCCGCGTCCCTGTACCTGCTGCCGCGCTTCAAAGGCCTGATGGTCGGGTTCCAATGGGCCAAGCGATCGCACGGTTTTGCAGCAAATCGGCGGCAAAAAGGGGCAAACTGA
- a CDS encoding NUDIX hydrolase → MDKMLDKSKIIRDAATVILIRDKATRPQVLMGQRGAKAAFMPNKFVFPGGALDRTDSQVPLAEGGAEPCLTRLGEHADPSIASALLVAAIRELWEETGQMLAAPGDWAGDAPKGWEAFADAGLIPSARGMAFVFRAITPKGRPRRFDARFFAVDADELHSDIDDFSRASDELSHLQWIPLDDVRRFDLPFITEVVLAEIVGNLPELGAPAQVPFFNNTDEESLFERLGGVGPLTAAG, encoded by the coding sequence ATGGATAAGATGTTGGACAAGTCGAAAATCATCCGGGATGCGGCGACAGTGATCCTGATACGCGACAAGGCCACACGGCCACAGGTGCTGATGGGTCAGCGCGGGGCCAAGGCGGCCTTCATGCCAAACAAGTTTGTTTTTCCCGGCGGCGCGCTTGATCGAACCGACAGCCAAGTTCCTCTGGCCGAGGGCGGGGCCGAGCCATGCCTGACGCGGCTTGGTGAACACGCCGACCCGTCGATTGCGTCTGCCCTTCTGGTGGCCGCCATTCGCGAGTTGTGGGAAGAAACCGGCCAGATGCTGGCCGCACCCGGCGACTGGGCTGGAGACGCCCCCAAAGGTTGGGAAGCATTTGCAGATGCAGGATTGATCCCGTCCGCCCGCGGCATGGCCTTTGTTTTTCGGGCCATCACCCCCAAAGGTCGCCCGCGTCGGTTCGACGCCCGGTTCTTCGCCGTCGACGCCGACGAGCTGCACAGTGATATCGACGATTTCTCGCGCGCCTCGGACGAGCTGAGCCATTTGCAATGGATCCCCTTGGATGACGTGCGCCGCTTTGACCTGCCCTTCATCACCGAAGTTGTGCTGGCCGAGATTGTCGGCAATCTGCCGGAACTGGGTGCCCCCGCACAGGTGCCTTTTTTCAACAACACCGATGAAGAAAGCTTGTTTGAACGGTTGGGCGGTGTTGGCCCGCTGACCGCCGCAGGCTGA